The nucleotide window TCTAgagcttccctttctgctctgtggcaATAAACTGTTCAAGTTTTTATCTATTGGGCCATTTAATAAGTACGGTATGCAATCTTGTGAGGGTAATATAATTCAGATAATTCATCCATGTACACTATTTATAAACTCTATTGGTTACTAGGGTAATGGATTTGTAGAAAAGTATTCACAATTTCATTGAACTCTCTTGTTGATTGTTTTCAAAACTGTTTCTTACAGAAGGAAGAGAGCTTAGATCCAAGGGTTATTGCTATAGTATTGAAAGCTCCCAGGGTTATTCCTAGAGAATTATAGAATATCAATTTCTTTTCATAGAAGCTTACAAGTATATTGAAATGTATTCTGAtgaagttttgaaaaaaaaaatcctatttcTTGTTGAGCATTGAAAATAAATGTGCGTAAACTAGTAGTTAGACATTCAGATTTTCTCTTCACAGTTATGACACTGTGGGGAACTCAAGATAAGTGAGCATATGATAGAGAAaggaataaagaaataaaacacacacaaaaaataccttattgatttcattgtgtCTGCTTCGACTAACAATTTCTTCAAGAATTTCACCATCACCTTTAATTAACCTGAAAATAAAGTTTCATAAATCTTATTTAGACTAAAAAGCTACTTCCTAGTTCCCCAGTAGTATATTAAACTTTagaatattgcttttttttttttaattgttgtaatactttttcttatcttattatcaatgttccactttttttttaacagtgcaCACTTAGAatatcataaaaataaaaacaaccttAGACTAGTATGGGTAACGTAGCTTATAGCACAGATATTTCCTAGAAACaatgcttcaattttaaaatataaaatttaaatgtatatatgtttttatCTTTGTAAAATtactatattaattaattaatttaatctaatacCTTACTAAATTTTTGCTTTCAATTTTATTAATAGCTTAGAAAATattaatgaagattattatgttcTAATTCAAATCTACAGGCTAGCAGGAGGTGGAAGCGAGAAGGGTTTGAAATTGGGACCATTGAGATGATAGTCTGAAGAGTATACCACATAACCAGGCAGCTATTATAACATTAGcatgcaacaaaaaaaatgctcgGCTTTAACCatcaatttttaaaactgaCCTCTCTCTTCCCGTTTCCTCATCCACAACCCTTCGAATGACACTCTGTTGCTTGTCCCACTCTTCTTTGGTCATGGGTTTCATGACACGAGGTTTAGGACCTGCCTTGCGTCCAGATGGAACTTGGCAAAACAAAGGATGGACACTAGTATTAGAACAACAAATTTAATTGGGCCAATAGGAGAACAGTATcaaattcaaaattaaaaaaaaaaagtttttaataaaaGCGATTTCCTTTTCAGCAGCAGCAACTTATTTTGCTTTGTGTAAATCTCACGTTTAGATCACTAGTGATATTCAAAACCTTATTTCACCATTTCCTTCATATAGCAGCAATggctaatttttatttttctgaaaaGCAAATCCTTTTGTTTGTGTGCAAATACATTTATACCATTTTTAAACcatgaaaaataattttgaaaaataaatatgataAACACTTGACCTacagtatagatctatatgtagtcCTCTAAAAGCATActtctttgtttaaaaattaaatacgaatattttaagaaaataaatagaaaaaaaatgcgtAATAGCATACTATTAAACAATATTAAATAGTCTATTCTTGTATGATACTGTACATTTGTACAAGAACTCACCATaggtaaaaattatttttactgcTATAACTAGTGACAACAGGGAAAAATATCTATATCATTCAActtaaatattaacaaaaatttttaaatagaaatattaaaactaaaaaaaaaaatggggcaCATTAAGGTTTTTGATTTTATATTCATATTGATCTGTTTATAGAAATTTATTTAACTGTAATTAAGGCACTTAAACAGTCAACAATTAATTTGGGTTGAATATATACATTTAGGTTCATTAAGCTAATTAAAGTAATATAATATACCGTCTTCTACTGGTGGTTGTTGAATCTTCCCAGCATCAGGAAAAGAAGTCACTTTAGAAGCTTTTGTCTTGTCACTTTTAGTTTTGgtgtgttttttctttttctgtttcttcttcttcttcagttTTTTCTTTCGAGATGTTGATTCAGACGAGGAAGATGACGAAGATGATGATCttgatctagtttttttttaaaaataaaattttagatataaacattgactaaaaaaaaaaggctaaaaaaataaaatatgtgcaAGTATCACCCATGTAGTTACACTGCGTAAATGTCAATACGATTGACAATACTTAAGCCACTAAGATTTCATTGATATGAACTATGAAATATGTACATTTGTACATGAGCATGGGACGCATGGTTAAATGGCATAAACATCTGATTACTTGAAAGTAGCTTTACCAGACACCTGCCTGAACAACAAGGAGGACAAAGTATTACAAAGAagggtaaaaaacaacaacaaagtaagtgtaaagttaaaaaaactACGCttaaaatgaatgaatgaaaatgaacaaCGGTAATACCATGAGTATAATCACTAAATCACCTCAGAATAAAAGACTAAAATGCTAAGAAGCCATAACAcctaaaacactgaactataatttacaaatacaaaaaatataacctagtaaaataattagaaagacacaaagatatgtccgcaaaaaaaaacttttcccaTATACCCTGTATCCCCATATGTCCACAAAAAAGGTTGGACCAAAGCATTGCTGCAGGAGCAAGGAAGATTTGCAatacaaaagtaataataataacaataatagtataaaacaataaatgaaaatgatagtttgcttaaaacaaatctaaataaAGTTTGGAAAGTATGGACTAACGAGATTTAACTACCTATGAAAAACAATCCTACAAAATACAATAccaggagaaagaaaaaaagaataaatacagATTGGTGGATGAACTCAAGGACTGAAATGGCTTTACCATTGCTGAGTCAAAAAGAGAAGGCAAGATGCtgtgaaaatgaaaaaatggtGCTCCAGCaaacatctagaatctagggaTTATCAAAGATCATACAATAATAATTACATGCACcttttcttccttttctttgatttagaagATCGCCTAATTTTTTTGGCACTAGAACTAGAATCCTTCTTGGATTTTGAATGTgactttttccttttctttgaACGATGTGGTGAAGATTCTGAACTAGATCTTGATGATGTACTTGTGCTACTTTCATCCTCAGAGTTTGAGTCTGAGCTGGAGCTATCACATGATGAAGAATGTCTGCGTTTTTTACttgatctatttttagatttcgGTCTAGATTTTCTCAAGTGTAATGCTTCATCCATTTTTTATGTGAGCctgttaaattacaaaatagtTTAGTTGTTTAATCTTGTGTACCTGAACAGAAACTATGTTAGTATGTAACTCAATAATACTTGTACATGATTCAAATGATTGGTTACTGGTAAAGTAAAAAATACTGAAACTGTAAGCtttcaaaattgattttttagttCAATCATTATTCAATGTGACATCCCAATTACTCAATAAGCCAGTCTAAGGCAAAAGTTTCTAGATTAGAATGAATTGAGTCTGAGAGACTTGGGCTTGGGGTTGAGAGAGGAATGGACTCGACGCTCGACGAATCTTATCTTTCATTAGTTTTATAGGCCACAACACTCAGACTAAGGCCTAAGCCTAAGGCAAAGGGATAAGTTAAGGTAAAGACCCTAGCcctaatctatatctagtctagatatagaatctatctagatctatacctagATTTACAGACTTACAGATCTTATGTTACTGTTTTTaccatattgttttttttttctttgaagtttTCGTTCACGAATGTAAATTTCCGGTTTTCGAATTTACGTAAAAAGCCgaagatgttttatttatttatttatttcacatACCTATAAAATTTTGCTTCATTCCAAATAATTTCCTTAACAGCGGAAATTTAGATGATGTGCGTCAAAATGGCGTCATATAGAGTCTACATTgctataatttgaaaaaaagttttttaggAGTTAGATTAAAGATCTTTtcttataaatacaatttaacaATGAAACTTAATGTAACATATTACAATTACAAATGCAATAATtgtagataatatatatatattaaatttaatgagTCTGGACATAAGGGCTTGATATTGTTTTGTAACCTTTCTTCCTGTTATCTTCATCTTGTACACACTTACTTATACTGTTTGGATCtgctaattaaattaattaaatatgtatttagaatttataggcccactgtatttattttttctatatttcaattttaaaaaacttcctTTTCATTACCTTCTATTCATCCCAGAGGTTTGAATTTTATTGATCCTGctctagatcttatcttatagatctatattacagacgttacttcaaaaagaatatattaatgttctacgcatttcatgtgtcaatctagtcatgcatgttaatcagtgacttaaaatctgtaagttgttggttttcctggctgattcaggcaaccaattccattctctaatgtcactagggaagaaggagcacttgtaagaattcattctagcatatggaataagaaatgtgtctctatctttgagtctttctgagtatATCATTAGGTTTTCTTATTCCATTAGTAAATTATGATTCAATGTTTTCTGTATTTAGGTGGCATCGTGGCTGTGTGGTTAAGTCcttagcttctgaacctggggtcctgggtttgaatctcattgaagactgggattttgaatttctagatttttagggcacccccgagtccaaccaactctaatgggttcctgactttagttggggaaagttaaggcAGTTGTTCATaattgtgctgtccacatgacaccttgcttgttaaccgttgaccatcaaaacagatgaccttaacatcatctgccctacagattgcaaggtctgaaagggaactttactctttttttttactttttatgtattatagctactttacgttttattcttctgtcctgaagtgtctctaagtttagtgattttactaatggttactataatcaaatttgaatattcgtttgttataaatctcactgctcttttttgtatttgttctagtttctttatattttcttgagGCATCCCAAACAGAAGATACATATTCTAGTATTGGCCTAcctaaagttaaatagcatttaaaTGTAATAgctattattttcttttgattgGTCATTTAAGCTATGTAATAAAGTGCAATTGTTTTGATTCTTCTTTTCACTTGATTTGAACTGtgctatattttgaaaaatgccttgtcaatattattttgatttaaCTAACCTTATTCAAATGTTGGAGAAGAGGGGAAATAGTAGCATAAGCTACCTTAAAAGTTTTCCCTTAACATACTATTATCTTTTACCTGTTTGCCTTAAAGGTTTTCCCTTAACATACTATTATCTTTTACCTGTTTGTGCTAAAATTTAGTTTcataaacaaacacaatgtattTTAGTAATTTACCACAAAACCCACtaatagcaataaaaaaattgacaaaaaataatAGGGTCCCTAAAGTATCACAGCTTTGGTAAACCATGTTTACTTCCTAAGCTTGGTATTTAAAAGGATAACATACAgaacaatattaaatatagtAGTTTCTACAGTGCATATTTGTTCACAATATCGTTTAATTGTAAGGAGAAATGTTGTAAATTGACAATTTCCTTGTAATGGATTTGTTATTTAGCCCATCTTAATTTTCAAGTTATCTTTAAATGAGGACTACCTGTATATagataaactctttttttttcttcaatatctttttttgaacataaaccaaaaaaaaaaaggtttatttgtGAGTCTTGTCTTATGAGTCATAACATCATATACCGGTatgtaatgattttaaaatatttaaaatatttttttttaagtactagAACACAAAAAGCATAGTAAACAGAATTTGAACTTGGGACTcccggtttgaaagccaagcgctttactgttcagccactgcgcctcccaaaaaagaaatacaatagtATTATTAATTAAGCTCAGCCTTTTCATCCTCAAATAACCTTTGATTCAGATTTGGCTTGGAGAAATAGTTTTAAGCTAAAATGATAGAATCTCAGAGTGCAGAGTCGCAAATCGTCTTCTCGCCTGTCACAGCTTTTGAAGCAATAGAAAGACAAATCAAATCTTTGTGTCTGAAAGACTTCCCATGTGGTGAAGGATCATGGGTAAATAttgctgattttttttagttacaggTTATTCTTtataatggtaaaaaaaaaaagaaagaattctaTACAAATGACATAGACATCATAGCATTGAACATGAATTCAACTTATTTTTtcagagagaagagagaattATAAATAAGCTGCCAACCAAAAATTTGGGAAAATCAAAAAATCCTAAACTGGTTAAGAAAAAGGATCCATATATAGTTGATTGTGAGTCTTCTTAAGAGCTACTTAATGCTTATATTTAGTTATTGTTAATACagtttattctatttttaaaatgaaagtacAGTTATTCTGTATTGTCCTTGTAATTATTGGGGGGACTACCCATACTTATGCTATTGTAATAAGTCTGTGGctgtctggtcatgtggtatgtgctctggactgctgTCTAGTgggaagtttgggctaggatgtaaatcttcaaaatctgaagaaacatccaaaacatgtaaaacaaacaaaacaaacaagaaatacttggtcaattttaaaagtttgaaaagacaaatttaaaaattgtttttgataAAAAATGGATTTCCTTAGCTTAAATTATCTCCCcatttaataaataacaaaacaatatctTCTAGCTCCATTCTTTTCAAATATATTcactttttaaagagaaaaaataaagactTCATTGTAATTTTGTGATgacaagaatttttaaaaagttacctCTGCTTTATTTAAACTACatctatttattacattttatatgcTTGTTTTGCTTTACTTCAAAACTTATTGGGTCAACTATGCTtgtaaatcaaatatattttaatgaaccatgtcaatataatttgataattttgtttttatcctCCTAGCTGCTGACAAGGAGAGTGTAGAAGTTCTCCAGGAACTCATCAGATCAGAGTTATCCCCCTGGCACCTTGAAAGCTCTTGGAGTGCAGAGGCAGAGAAGTTAAGGCGTGTTGCAGTTCAAACTCCTTGGTTATTAAAAGAGGAAACTATTTTCAGTTATTTAAAGACTGTCAAAATCTACGATCAAGGGGTGatttgtattaaaattatttatatttaccaTTATTgcttaaaatctttaaaatgaaTTTCTGTTGAGCAAAATTATTGCTAAAATCAATTCTTTACATAAAATgcaattatgaaaaaaaagggttaatatgtaatttaaaaaaattgtattatataAACTGTTGTTACCTAATCAACTCATATATTGTCCAAAGAGTGGATTTACTATTTAGGTTccattttaataactttttgtcAGCTTAATCTTGTTACTATCTGGTCCTCTATCATCTCTTTATGAGAGATTACTCATCTCAAAGGGTCTTCAGTTTGATTTCTATTGGGGTGcattttaaatctagatgttTAGACTTTTGTGTGTTTGCCCTGTTGTAACTGATATTTAGTGTTGCAGCATCATTATTGCATTGGACACATagttgtttgttataaattggCCATGAGAATCAGgtgaattttattttatctgaCCCATTTAAGATCTTTAAGAGTCAGGATGTAGAGTGAGAAGCATTTCCAAAGTTGTGGGTTTGAGCCCTGCTGGAGGTAGCAATTCCAAAGTTGTGGGTTTGAGCTCTGCTGGAGGTAGCAATTCCAAAGTTGTGGGTTTGAGCCCTGCTGGAGGTAGCAATTCCAAAGTTGTGGGTTTGAGCCCTGCTGGAGGTAGCAATTCCAAAGTTGTGGGTTTGAGCCCTGCTGGAGGTAGCAATTCCAAAGTTGTGGATTTGAGCCCTGCTGGAGGTAGCAATTCCAATGTTGTGGGTTTGAGCCCTGCTGGAGGTAGCAATTCCAAAGTTGTGGGTTTGAGCCCTGCTGGAGGTAGCAATTCCAATGTTGTGGGTTTGAGCCCTGCTGGAGGTAGCAATTCCAAAGTTGTGGGTTTGAGCCCTGCTGGAGGTAGCAATTCCAAAGTTGTGGGTTTGAGCCCTGCTGGAGGTAGCAATTCCAAAGTTGTGGGTTTGAGCCCTGCTGGAGGCAACAATTCCATAAAGTTGTAGGTTTGAGCCCTGCTGGAGGCAACAATTCCATAAAGTTGTAGGTTTGAGCCCTGCTGGAGGCAGCAATTCCAAAGTTGTGGGTTTGAGCCCTGCTGgaggtagcaatttttttttcacttttaacaTAGAATACTTGTTTATTTACCAAAAACATGGTTTCTAGAGTCTGTTGATGGATGGTTTCAATGGTCCCAAGTTCAAACTCTGACTGCCACCATTCCCCATCATCCTGGCGGAggttgggctaggatgtaatatcTCCAAATGTGAAGAAACATcctaaacaagtaaaatattttacaaaaacatcttGTATAACAGGATAACCTTTTGTGAATGAACCAGCAGTTACCCAAAATAATCATGTCTTATGTGGTCAGATTAATGTGAAggattatataatatattaaaaaaaattttgttatttttattgttaggtAGTTACAGTCGACaaaaaattgttgaagttaAAAAATTTAGAAGAACTGATACTAAGTGCCAATTCTATTTCTTCAATTAGTTCTGAAAATCTTCCCAAGTCTTTAAAGGTaaggaaaaaacattttagtattcataatttttttatttcaggctTCTCTTGAAATGTGCATGCATTCTCAATAGTTAAATGCTACTTATTAGGATAGATTCTTGCAGCATCACAATTAATCATGTCTCTCAATTCTAATCAAATATAATCTCTAGTAGCTTTATGAGAGTACAGTTTTTCTTGATGTAGACTCTACTTTTTCCTGACATTATTATTTAAAGGAATGTGAAAGTTTTTTATGATCAGAAATATTTCATGTCTTTATAATGTCTTTAGTAACTTTCAAATAATTGCTGCTGTATATACCAACCTTCCTTCCTCCCGCCTCTTATATTATACCTTTTGTAGTaatcatttttgaaaaaaatatttataggaAAAGGTAAGTAATCTACAAATCAGCAAGACTTTCTATAGGTTCACATGAGATGGCATCAGTAAACCCTGAAACAGCATGACAACAGTATATGCATCTAAAAACCAGTGGTGTTCTCTAGGAGGTGGAATGACACTATGAGCTAACAGCACTGGGTGAGACTGACCCTAGGGATGCTCTGCATTAAAACAAACCTGCCCATCTCATTCTCTCAATTATGTttgtcaaacaaaaaatatcttcATAAAATAATTGTGTTATTAAAAAGGCACCTCTAACAATAAGGCTTACATTTATGCTGCTTAAACTGTGTGTGCTTTCAGAAGCTGGAGTTGCATGCCAATCAAATCTCTGACATCTCTGGCCTTTGTATTAGTCCACCTCCGCTGGAACACTTAGGCTTGGGTCGCAACATTTTGACCTCCATAGACGAGCACATTACAGGTGCCTGCTGGTAAGTTTGTGGCTATGAGCACAAATCTTTCAACTTTAAAATCATCTTTTGAACTTAATATTCTTTTGTGTCTGTGGTGCATCCCATGCATGACTCTGTATTAGAATATCTCATTCCATAGCAAGGTATTTCTTTTTTCaagaatattttattagttCAGTTTTAGCACTAGTATAGTGTCAGAGTAACATAGGCAAAAAGTATGCAACAGGATGTTTCTTTTCCCTTAGATTTTTTTGTGCTCAAACATAAGATTAAGTTACTTTGAAAATAGTACATATACTCTTCCCTACATGCCCAATCTTTGTAGATCAATGCTCAAAGTTTTTACTCAATGGGACATTTTTTCTTATCCCTAGAATGTGTTAAATTGTTGAAAAATAATAAGGAATAGTCTTTGAATCTGAATATTAAAGAAGAGTGCAGTTATGTAACTATTCATAACCAGCTTATGATTTGCTGCTATAAAATATTATCatttatgttatatatatatttcctcattataaaatttttgaaaatatattctTGCTTCCTTGATTATTaatgttttagcatttcttttaaaaatataatttatgtttgttttacatgtttgggatgttccttcagagttgaagatagtttacttcctaatccaaacctcccgcaggatgatgggggatgggagcgagcagggtttgaaccgacgataaatccgaacgacagtccagcgcgcaaaccgcacgaccaggcagccatcctttgtCAGTTTTAATTGATAaactgttattttattttgtaacttCATTATtctcaccatttttttttcactttatatataattagaCGATTTCTTTTAAGCTATATTAATGATTACTTTTAATACTTTTTCCAAAGGCCCTATCTAGTATCTTTAGATATTAGCCATAATGATTTGTGTGATCTTGTGAAAATCATCTCTGTTTTGgaaacattaacaaaattaaGACACCTTGTGATGAATGGAAATCCTTTGTCAGTAAGTTAGCCCACCTACCACACATGGTATGTTGTGTACTGTATGgaagaaaatatttgtttgctttttaaGTCCATCAATGTCTTAATTCGTATTATCTTAATGAAAGTGTTTATAAAGGTACCAGTTTCTTTTCTGAACCAATTCTTCGATATTAGTTCTTGGCTAGCAATAAAAGTTATTAATAACTAAGCTTAGCCTCAAATATGCTGGACTGAAGATGCCAGGGGACAAGGTTTGAACTCGAGACCATCATGATGATACTGCATGACTATATAATAGGCAGGCCTTCATTACATTTTAAGCTCAACTTATTA belongs to Biomphalaria glabrata chromosome 12, xgBioGlab47.1, whole genome shotgun sequence and includes:
- the LOC106056150 gene encoding ADP-ribosylation factor-like protein 6-interacting protein 4 gives rise to the protein MDEALHLRKSRPKSKNRSSKKRRHSSSCDSSSSDSNSEDESSTSTSSRSSSESSPHRSKKRKKSHSKSKKDSSSSAKKIRRSSKSKKRKKRSRSSSSSSSSSESTSRKKKLKKKKKQKKKKHTKTKSDKTKASKVTSFPDAGKIQQPPVEDVPSGRKAGPKPRVMKPMTKEEWDKQQSVIRRVVDEETGRERLIKGDGEILEEIVSRSRHNEINKMATKGDGDFYAKRMGLM